The Dyella caseinilytica genome has a window encoding:
- a CDS encoding serine kinase has product MAANYETAVHAVNTEPRAETSPMPMSLHKQLMGGSFHFRSNSVALLDLVEAAYGGLPRHHLPKTTSPFRIDLQCVPGLGVPYVDEPPSVRMQWGERLVCGVMDASNYVIVSPHQHYALVVASEDMLSFPYHLRYELIEFAVYILTTRGLGLTPLHGACVGRAGRGVLLLGGSGAGKSTLALHSFLQGLDFVAEDAVLVQSDNLLATGVANYLHVTEDALHFIEDKEAECWIREAPTIRRRSGVQKFEADLRYGPGKSADAPLQLVATVFLSRQVADDPGALLRPIPKYDIAAKLSADQPYAASLPGWSCFQQQLVKMGAYELRRGNHPIAAVEALRQLLR; this is encoded by the coding sequence ATGGCAGCCAACTACGAGACCGCCGTTCACGCCGTTAACACTGAGCCCCGGGCTGAAACGTCACCGATGCCAATGTCTTTACACAAGCAGCTGATGGGAGGAAGTTTTCACTTTAGAAGCAACAGCGTGGCGCTACTGGATCTGGTTGAGGCAGCCTATGGCGGATTGCCACGTCATCATTTGCCGAAGACCACCTCGCCATTTCGTATCGACTTGCAGTGCGTGCCTGGACTGGGGGTTCCGTATGTGGATGAACCACCGTCGGTACGGATGCAGTGGGGAGAGAGATTGGTTTGCGGTGTTATGGACGCATCCAATTATGTGATCGTGTCGCCTCACCAGCATTACGCATTGGTGGTTGCCTCGGAAGATATGCTGAGTTTTCCCTACCACCTGCGTTATGAGCTCATCGAATTCGCTGTCTATATCCTGACGACACGTGGCCTGGGTTTGACGCCTTTGCACGGCGCCTGTGTTGGCCGGGCTGGGCGCGGCGTCCTGCTGCTGGGTGGCAGTGGCGCGGGCAAGTCGACTCTGGCCTTGCACAGCTTTTTGCAGGGTCTGGATTTCGTGGCGGAAGATGCCGTGCTGGTGCAGTCAGATAACCTGCTGGCTACCGGCGTCGCCAACTATTTGCACGTGACAGAAGATGCATTGCACTTTATCGAGGATAAAGAGGCCGAATGCTGGATTCGCGAGGCGCCAACGATCCGGCGCCGCAGCGGTGTGCAAAAGTTCGAAGCGGATCTGCGTTACGGGCCAGGTAAAAGCGCAGACGCGCCGCTGCAATTAGTGGCCACTGTGTTCCTTTCCAGGCAGGTTGCCGATGATCCTGGTGCACTGCTGCGACCGATTCCCAAGTATGACATCGCTGCAAAACTGAGTGCAGATCAACCCTATGCCGCCAGCCTGCCGGGTTGGTCATGCTTCCAGCAACAGCTAGTGAAAATGGGTGCTTACGAGCTTCGTCGCGGCAATCATCCCATCGCTGCAGTTGAAGCGTTACGGCAGTTGTTGCGTTGA
- a CDS encoding class I SAM-dependent methyltransferase gives MLRPPLLSPLEAYALWASTYPAHAHNPVMQAEERAMLALMPANLEGRRVLDAGCGSGRYMRHALRRHAAQVVGVDISPDMLLRADGELTAGEFSADIALAQGNLTALPLPDAWADLTVSGLVIGHVERLHDALRELHRVTQPGGIVLCSDVHPIGPALGWLRDFKAGGQRYAIRHTQHLYSHWHAACAALGLTIERVLEPMLNQADISTDAHFDRIALEVPVALVFQLRRAS, from the coding sequence ATGCTGCGGCCACCCCTTCTTTCTCCGTTGGAAGCGTACGCATTGTGGGCATCTACTTATCCTGCCCATGCGCACAATCCAGTGATGCAGGCCGAGGAGCGCGCCATGCTTGCGTTGATGCCGGCCAATCTGGAAGGGCGGCGCGTGCTCGATGCCGGTTGCGGTAGTGGACGCTATATGCGGCATGCATTACGGCGCCATGCGGCACAGGTGGTGGGCGTGGACATTTCCCCGGACATGTTGCTGCGTGCAGATGGCGAATTGACGGCCGGCGAGTTCAGTGCGGATATCGCACTTGCGCAAGGCAATCTCACGGCACTGCCGCTGCCGGACGCGTGGGCGGATCTTACAGTGAGCGGTCTGGTGATCGGTCATGTGGAGCGATTGCACGACGCTTTGCGCGAGCTTCATCGTGTCACCCAGCCTGGTGGCATCGTGTTGTGTAGCGATGTGCATCCGATCGGTCCGGCCCTGGGTTGGCTGCGCGATTTCAAAGCCGGCGGGCAGCGTTATGCCATCAGGCATACGCAACATCTTTACAGCCACTGGCATGCGGCGTGCGCTGCGCTGGGGCTGACGATCGAGCGCGTGCTGGAACCCATGCTGAATCAGGCCGACATTTCCACTGACGCACATTTCGATCGCATCGCGCTGGAAGTACCGGTAGCACTGGTCTTTCAACTGCGGCGCGCAAGCTGA
- a CDS encoding B12-binding domain-containing radical SAM protein, producing the protein MLKIQVGHTYFLRYDRKQWDRGKPYPPLATIQVAALLRDMGHDISVFDAMLAEGVEDYAASIEAAQPDLVVLYEDNFNYLTKMCLGRMREAACQMIGEARAKGARVIVAGSDASDQPDAFLAAGAHAVLIGEGLAALTELIRRLQASQEIEIADWVAGIPGIAARVSQQTHVARIGVMPPDPRLTVRPAWDLLDIERYRCQWLERHGYFSLNMAASRGCPFRCNWCAKPIWGNHYRQRSALDIATEMTYLKQTFQPDHIWMADDIFGFHVDWVTELARHLEAADGSIPFTIQTRADLISERMADALKRAGCTEAWIGAESGSQRILDAMTKGTTVAELITARQRLGRHDIRVGFFIQLGYLGEQLADLLATRELVVLAAPDDIGVSVSYPLPGTKFYEQVKAQLGKKTHWDDSADLAMMFRGAYDSGFYRRVRDLLHEQVTLQQSKNNQPAERYDETSAALEVQWNALIASEYAHRTEHATSSATALQPHAHLASAAQNR; encoded by the coding sequence ATGCTAAAGATTCAGGTCGGCCACACCTATTTCCTTCGCTATGATCGCAAGCAATGGGACCGTGGCAAGCCTTATCCACCGCTCGCAACCATCCAGGTGGCCGCCCTGTTGCGCGACATGGGGCACGATATCAGCGTGTTCGACGCGATGCTTGCCGAAGGCGTTGAGGACTACGCAGCGTCGATCGAGGCCGCCCAACCTGATCTGGTTGTGCTCTACGAGGACAACTTCAACTACCTGACCAAGATGTGTCTTGGACGGATGCGCGAAGCGGCGTGCCAAATGATTGGCGAAGCTCGCGCGAAAGGCGCCAGGGTGATCGTGGCAGGGTCAGATGCCTCCGACCAACCCGACGCTTTCCTCGCGGCAGGCGCGCATGCCGTGCTTATCGGCGAAGGTCTGGCGGCACTCACCGAGTTGATCCGGCGTCTGCAGGCAAGTCAGGAAATCGAGATCGCCGATTGGGTCGCCGGCATTCCCGGTATCGCCGCACGCGTCAGCCAGCAAACCCATGTCGCACGCATTGGCGTGATGCCACCCGATCCACGACTGACCGTGCGTCCCGCGTGGGATCTGCTCGACATCGAACGCTATCGCTGCCAGTGGCTTGAACGGCACGGCTATTTCAGTCTCAACATGGCCGCTTCGCGCGGCTGTCCGTTCCGATGCAACTGGTGCGCCAAGCCGATCTGGGGCAATCACTATCGCCAGCGCAGCGCGCTCGATATCGCCACCGAGATGACTTATCTGAAACAGACCTTCCAGCCCGACCATATCTGGATGGCCGATGACATCTTCGGCTTCCATGTTGATTGGGTGACTGAATTGGCCAGACACCTGGAGGCTGCTGATGGCTCGATCCCTTTCACGATCCAGACTCGCGCCGACCTCATCAGCGAGCGCATGGCCGACGCGCTAAAACGCGCCGGATGCACGGAAGCCTGGATTGGCGCGGAAAGTGGCAGTCAGCGCATCCTTGATGCCATGACCAAAGGCACCACGGTGGCGGAGTTGATTACCGCACGCCAACGTCTGGGTAGGCATGACATTCGTGTTGGCTTCTTCATCCAGCTGGGCTATCTCGGAGAGCAACTGGCCGACTTGCTGGCTACACGCGAGCTGGTCGTGCTGGCTGCACCGGACGATATCGGTGTCAGCGTGTCCTACCCTTTGCCGGGCACAAAGTTCTACGAACAGGTGAAGGCACAACTCGGCAAAAAGACACACTGGGATGACAGCGCCGATCTGGCCATGATGTTTCGTGGCGCCTACGACTCGGGCTTTTATCGGCGCGTACGCGATCTGCTGCACGAACAGGTCACGCTGCAGCAATCCAAAAATAACCAGCCGGCCGAACGCTACGACGAGACCTCCGCCGCGCTGGAAGTGCAGTGGAATGCATTGATCGCCAGCGAATACGCGCATCGCACCGAACACGCCACATCATCCGCAACGGCACTACAGCCTCATGCACACCTCGCTTCCGCCGCTCAAAATCGTTAG
- a CDS encoding ATP-binding cassette domain-containing protein, protein MNHSDESPRLGHQQWRGFFVTLKAVNLRHMSVYVMLSLGSALAGSIVAVLLVTLVQPGHALVLGGRIFDMPGSTDAHATVFAAVTMVFALLRWQAARLGASLSSRYGMELRRTVHARLMDAPLTSLADATSAEIANVLTYNVEIITQGFNALLQLLVAGVTAIVSLGFAFWLSPTLMLATPLLALFALAASRISSREQSRVSRQYVADMTRLFWMSEDFPRRLRHVRSFGREDAEKAAYNTISARLGQGYRRQLELIASGRLTFELLAAVGIAAIFMLACRLQGVNQATLIAVCVLLGRLLPYLLLTRQSFQQLRSAGPAFELWQQYVKLDASHTPPMTPQTACVSDSLHIKRVRLAPPLAAIDIRDLQLMPGKMMLIFGDSGIGKSSLIDVLGGMAVPDVFIARMEGRPMGFDEYRKLVGRGAYVSQGVRPWHRSVRECLLWANASATESTMLEALADVGLDKRLAESFDGLDTTLDSSSSRFSGGELQRLLLAQVILRQPFLALLDEATSALDAGSERSVLLAIKRRLPQSIMIVVSHRRSVAEIADHCLFLGDPGAMDQALMQKAHQGSA, encoded by the coding sequence ATGAACCATTCAGACGAATCGCCACGCCTTGGCCATCAACAGTGGAGGGGATTCTTTGTTACGTTGAAGGCCGTCAATCTACGGCACATGTCGGTCTACGTGATGTTGTCGCTGGGCAGTGCGCTCGCCGGCAGCATCGTGGCGGTGTTGTTGGTGACCTTGGTGCAACCCGGTCACGCGCTGGTGTTGGGTGGAAGAATCTTCGATATGCCCGGCAGTACGGACGCGCATGCCACGGTATTCGCAGCCGTGACCATGGTCTTCGCCCTGTTGCGCTGGCAGGCGGCGCGGTTGGGCGCAAGTCTGTCCAGTCGTTATGGCATGGAGTTGCGGCGCACCGTTCATGCACGCCTGATGGATGCGCCGCTGACTTCCCTGGCCGATGCCACGTCGGCGGAAATCGCCAACGTGCTGACGTACAACGTAGAGATCATCACCCAGGGCTTTAATGCCTTGCTGCAATTGCTGGTGGCCGGCGTCACGGCAATCGTGAGCCTTGGTTTTGCATTCTGGCTGTCGCCGACGCTGATGCTGGCGACGCCTCTGCTTGCGTTGTTTGCCCTTGCTGCCTCGCGTATCAGTAGCCGTGAGCAGTCACGTGTCAGCCGTCAATATGTGGCAGACATGACCCGATTGTTTTGGATGAGTGAGGATTTTCCCAGACGTTTGCGCCACGTCCGTTCGTTTGGTCGTGAGGATGCGGAAAAGGCAGCTTACAATACGATTTCTGCACGACTAGGGCAGGGCTATCGCCGCCAACTGGAGCTGATCGCATCGGGACGATTGACGTTTGAGCTTCTCGCCGCTGTAGGTATTGCAGCCATTTTCATGCTCGCGTGTCGCCTGCAGGGTGTGAATCAGGCGACCCTGATCGCCGTGTGCGTGTTGCTGGGGCGGTTACTGCCTTACCTTTTACTGACAAGACAAAGCTTCCAGCAGCTTCGCTCGGCGGGGCCTGCGTTCGAACTGTGGCAGCAATACGTAAAACTGGACGCAAGCCACACACCACCGATGACGCCGCAAACTGCATGCGTGTCGGATTCATTGCATATCAAACGCGTACGATTGGCGCCACCGCTCGCGGCCATTGATATTCGCGATCTACAGCTAATGCCCGGCAAGATGATGCTCATCTTTGGCGACTCCGGCATTGGCAAGAGCAGTCTGATCGATGTGCTGGGCGGCATGGCAGTCCCGGATGTATTCATCGCACGTATGGAAGGGCGACCCATGGGCTTTGATGAATATCGAAAGCTGGTTGGCAGGGGCGCATATGTGAGCCAGGGCGTGCGTCCCTGGCATCGTTCGGTACGCGAGTGCCTGCTCTGGGCGAATGCCAGTGCGACCGAAAGTACAATGCTGGAGGCGCTTGCGGACGTCGGCCTCGACAAGCGTCTGGCCGAATCCTTCGATGGGCTTGATACGACGCTGGACAGCTCTTCAAGCCGTTTTTCAGGCGGCGAACTGCAGCGCTTGCTCTTGGCGCAGGTTATTCTGCGGCAACCCTTTCTCGCTCTGCTGGACGAAGCGACCAGTGCGCTCGATGCTGGTTCCGAGCGGTCGGTCCTTTTGGCGATCAAGCGACGGCTTCCGCAAAGCATCATGATCGTCGTGTCGCATCGACGCAGCGTCGCGGAGATTGCGGACCATTGCCTGTTTCTGGGTGATCCGGGCGCCATGGATCAGGCATTGATGCAAAAGGCGCATCAAGGATCGGCGTAA
- a CDS encoding nucleotidyltransferase family protein — translation MHTSLPPLKIVRDGLHRATEALARELARPGSTTPEWSDMEWQLAAAAAAAHGVAPLLSRYLPWQEPAWRAFVRSQSEHVELRHRRIIELLASIDASTRAAGIAVIPLKGCALHAIGLYAPGERPMADIDLLVHEEDLEQTGALLCALGYVQSFTQWKHQVFKPTASTFFAGLGEHRDTPINIELHTRIQERLPIAVVDITEQVYPGTPTPGLNAYPSSGALMAHLLLHAAGNICGHSMRLLHLNDISLLATRMTPRDWNVLWEANSGKPPWWALPPLYMVSRYYTHAVPRSVLARLQRDCPTLLQTLSRRRTLTHVSCSALWLNALPGIEWSRSPSEAIRCIIQRFRPTAESVKERADMVRTQLWLQGQNWVTASHARRILTRLIRPVPRMDTLYAVRAAFEHFGNNRSSPDASTPSAG, via the coding sequence ATGCACACCTCGCTTCCGCCGCTCAAAATCGTTAGGGATGGCTTGCACCGTGCCACCGAAGCGCTGGCCCGCGAGCTGGCCAGACCTGGCAGCACCACGCCCGAATGGAGTGATATGGAATGGCAATTGGCTGCGGCCGCTGCCGCAGCGCACGGTGTTGCTCCTCTGCTTTCGCGCTACCTGCCCTGGCAAGAGCCTGCATGGCGTGCATTCGTCAGGAGTCAGAGCGAACATGTCGAGCTGCGTCACCGGCGCATTATCGAGCTACTTGCCAGCATCGACGCCAGCACTCGCGCCGCCGGGATAGCCGTCATCCCATTGAAAGGCTGCGCCCTGCATGCGATAGGCCTTTATGCGCCAGGCGAACGCCCCATGGCCGACATCGATTTGTTAGTGCACGAAGAAGACTTGGAGCAAACCGGCGCACTGCTGTGCGCATTAGGTTACGTGCAATCGTTCACGCAGTGGAAGCATCAGGTATTCAAACCGACGGCCAGCACTTTCTTCGCTGGCCTTGGCGAGCATCGCGACACACCCATCAATATCGAGTTACACACCCGCATCCAGGAGCGCCTTCCCATCGCCGTGGTGGACATCACCGAACAGGTGTATCCAGGCACACCCACGCCGGGCCTGAACGCGTATCCCTCCTCGGGCGCCTTGATGGCTCATCTGCTGCTACACGCTGCCGGCAATATCTGTGGCCATAGCATGCGCTTGCTGCACCTTAACGATATTTCGCTACTTGCCACGCGCATGACGCCTCGCGACTGGAATGTATTGTGGGAGGCCAATTCCGGCAAGCCGCCGTGGTGGGCGCTGCCACCGTTGTATATGGTGTCCCGCTACTACACCCATGCCGTGCCCCGATCCGTACTTGCGCGCCTGCAGCGAGACTGCCCAACCTTGCTGCAAACACTGTCGCGTCGCCGGACGCTGACGCATGTCTCCTGCTCGGCGCTGTGGCTTAATGCACTACCGGGTATTGAATGGTCACGTAGTCCGAGCGAAGCAATCCGCTGCATCATCCAACGCTTTCGCCCAACCGCCGAGTCGGTCAAGGAACGCGCCGACATGGTGCGAACACAGCTCTGGCTGCAGGGCCAAAACTGGGTGACCGCCAGTCATGCACGCCGCATTCTGACGCGATTGATTCGACCCGTGCCGCGCATGGACACACTCTATGCCGTGCGCGCTGCGTTCGAGCACTTTGGCAACAACCGATCCTCGCCTGACGCATCTACTCCATCGGCTGGTTGA
- a CDS encoding B12-binding domain-containing radical SAM protein, which produces MNRTPHTLLINPTITSRSSARFPLSLLHLSAALDRQGSSEILDGNIDRDLVNETLRRMEQGKFDAVGISVMGGPQMAPSIEVSQALRKHFPSVPIIWGGYFPTLYTDTALAAPYVDYAIRGQGEESLPELVAALGKPEHALANIGGLSWKSGDTIVHNPSRRISLGDTGLVLPYDKLGDPRRYLASTFLGRRTAAHQAAIGCRFRCTFCGVAAMFGGTTILPAATRLERELSYLKYELGADSIQFFDHNFFDREEDMIPLLEVMAKLELPWWCYARSDALLKLSESSWKLVRKSRLKMAYIGAESPSGQMLKEIRKGTRPDQTLQVAELCRRHGVVPELSFMVAPPQNTEDETAQTFEFIRELKRINPESEIIVYIYTPLPESSRHEKDRGKRASTPLLDLNGEPVVFPRTPEEWTQPQWVNYACHADAPWLSDKLRQHIRDFVTVLRCRFPTVQDLRSPPWAKRSLSAMAAWRYRHRRYDRPWELNLANRLVKLRMPQVSGL; this is translated from the coding sequence ATGAACCGAACCCCTCACACACTGTTGATCAATCCCACCATCACGTCGCGTTCCAGCGCGCGGTTCCCGCTGTCGCTGCTGCATCTGTCTGCCGCGTTGGACCGTCAGGGCAGTAGCGAGATTCTCGACGGCAATATCGATCGCGACCTGGTTAACGAAACGTTGCGCAGGATGGAGCAAGGCAAATTCGATGCTGTCGGCATCAGCGTAATGGGCGGCCCGCAAATGGCGCCATCGATCGAAGTATCCCAGGCACTGCGCAAGCACTTTCCATCCGTGCCTATCATCTGGGGCGGTTATTTCCCTACGCTGTATACCGATACGGCGCTTGCCGCGCCTTACGTGGACTACGCCATTCGCGGACAGGGCGAAGAAAGTCTGCCGGAATTGGTCGCGGCACTCGGCAAACCCGAACATGCACTGGCGAATATCGGCGGTTTGTCTTGGAAGAGTGGCGATACCATTGTTCATAATCCGAGCCGTCGCATTTCGCTTGGCGATACTGGCCTTGTGTTGCCGTATGACAAATTGGGCGACCCGCGTCGCTATCTTGCCTCTACCTTTCTGGGGCGCCGCACTGCCGCGCATCAAGCAGCTATTGGTTGCCGTTTTCGTTGCACTTTCTGCGGTGTGGCAGCGATGTTCGGCGGCACCACCATATTGCCGGCCGCGACGCGGCTGGAGCGCGAGCTGAGTTATCTGAAGTACGAATTGGGCGCCGACTCGATCCAGTTCTTCGATCACAATTTCTTCGACCGCGAAGAAGACATGATCCCGCTGCTCGAGGTGATGGCGAAACTGGAGTTGCCGTGGTGGTGCTATGCCCGTTCGGACGCCTTGCTGAAGCTGTCGGAAAGTTCGTGGAAGCTGGTGCGCAAGAGCCGTCTGAAAATGGCCTATATCGGCGCGGAATCGCCAAGCGGCCAGATGCTCAAGGAAATCCGCAAGGGCACACGGCCCGACCAGACCCTGCAGGTGGCCGAATTGTGCCGGCGCCACGGTGTGGTCCCTGAGCTCTCTTTCATGGTGGCACCACCGCAAAACACGGAAGACGAGACCGCGCAGACGTTTGAGTTCATTCGCGAGTTGAAGCGCATCAATCCTGAATCGGAAATCATCGTCTACATCTACACGCCGCTGCCGGAGAGCAGTCGCCACGAGAAGGATCGCGGCAAGCGAGCATCGACTCCGCTGCTTGATCTGAACGGCGAACCCGTCGTTTTTCCACGCACGCCTGAAGAATGGACACAGCCACAGTGGGTGAACTATGCCTGCCATGCCGATGCACCATGGCTGAGCGACAAGCTGCGTCAGCACATTCGTGACTTCGTGACCGTGCTGCGCTGCCGTTTTCCCACCGTGCAAGACCTGCGTTCACCGCCATGGGCCAAGCGCAGCCTCAGTGCCATGGCGGCATGGCGCTATCGCCATCGCCGGTACGACCGACCGTGGGAACTCAACTTGGCCAATCGGCTGGTGAAGTTGCGTATGCCGCAAGTGTCTGGTCTTTAA
- a CDS encoding glycosyltransferase family 4 protein, whose protein sequence is MHVAQINILPSPQGLTAEEVFKLWPSMADIPEAAASSGIRMSFIQAAGHTEQMTRQGIDYHFNDVSSLKAVIDRGHRFARLLNDIKADVLHVHGLGFPQDVFAIAHHLPQLPILFQDHADHVPRWWRRLHWRRWYRCAAGVAFTAADMAGPFMDAGVFAPSTPLFEVPESSSRFTLGDHHGARADTGLYGDPCIVWVGHLTPGKDPLTMLDGVARAASQRPGLQLWCAFGTSPLMDDVKRRIASDLRLHGRVHLLGNVPHARVERLMQAADVFVSASLSESCGYALLEAMACGALPVVTDIPAFRTLTGGGRIGELYPCGDPVKLAEALLRASHSRPKRAHIRAHFDEALSFHAVGRKWAGAYEHVLQHRGGIR, encoded by the coding sequence TTGCACGTTGCACAGATCAATATCCTGCCGTCGCCGCAAGGTTTGACCGCGGAAGAGGTGTTCAAGCTGTGGCCTTCCATGGCGGATATTCCGGAAGCGGCAGCCAGCTCCGGCATCCGGATGTCGTTCATCCAGGCGGCAGGGCATACGGAGCAGATGACGCGTCAGGGCATCGACTATCACTTCAACGATGTCAGCAGCTTGAAAGCGGTGATCGATCGCGGCCATCGTTTCGCCCGCCTGTTGAATGACATCAAAGCAGATGTCCTGCACGTGCATGGCCTGGGATTCCCGCAGGACGTGTTTGCCATCGCGCACCATCTGCCGCAGCTGCCAATTCTGTTTCAGGATCACGCCGACCATGTACCTCGTTGGTGGCGAAGGCTGCACTGGCGACGCTGGTACCGTTGCGCCGCTGGTGTGGCGTTTACCGCGGCCGACATGGCGGGGCCTTTCATGGATGCGGGTGTGTTCGCCCCATCGACACCACTGTTCGAGGTACCGGAATCCAGCAGCCGCTTTACCTTGGGTGATCACCACGGCGCACGCGCTGATACCGGCCTTTATGGTGATCCATGCATTGTTTGGGTAGGTCACCTCACTCCCGGCAAGGATCCGTTGACCATGCTCGATGGCGTGGCGCGAGCTGCTTCGCAACGTCCCGGCCTGCAGCTCTGGTGCGCCTTCGGTACCTCACCACTCATGGACGACGTCAAGCGACGCATTGCGAGTGATCTGCGACTTCACGGGCGCGTGCATTTGCTGGGCAATGTCCCTCATGCGCGGGTTGAGCGGTTGATGCAGGCGGCGGACGTATTTGTGTCCGCCAGCCTTTCCGAAAGTTGCGGCTACGCCTTGCTGGAGGCAATGGCCTGTGGCGCACTGCCGGTCGTGACCGATATTCCTGCGTTTCGCACTCTCACAGGTGGCGGTCGTATAGGCGAGCTTTATCCTTGTGGTGATCCGGTAAAGCTTGCCGAGGCGCTCCTGCGAGCGTCGCATAGCCGACCGAAGCGTGCACATATACGCGCTCATTTTGACGAAGCACTATCGTTTCACGCGGTCGGCCGCAAATGGGCAGGTGCCTATGAACACGTGCTTCAACACCGGGGTGGCATACGATGA
- a CDS encoding glycosyltransferase family 4 protein — MKLALVLPGGVDRSGEYKVIPVFLALIERLARTHELHVFVLHQEAAPARWEMLGAHIHNIGEGRTRLRAIAAIRAEHRCAPFDLVQAMFSGSCSLIAVTAAKLLRVRSAVHIAGGELVSLREIGYGGRRKWKGRLREALILRSTDMITAASNPIIDSLQALGLEARRVPLGVDLRTWTPMAPRTRKTGPAQLLHVASLNRVKDQSTLLHALAAVAEAGVAFRMDIVGVDTLNGEIEALAHRLNLQRHVRFLGFKTQHELRPIMESADLLVMSSMHEAGPLVLLEAAAVGVPTVGTAVGHMAEWSPSAALAVPVGDSAGIALAIQRVLADEDLRLRLAVEAQRRAVMEDADYTARMFDALYGRLCQA, encoded by the coding sequence ATGAAACTCGCATTGGTGCTTCCCGGAGGCGTGGATCGTAGCGGCGAATACAAGGTCATTCCCGTCTTTCTTGCGCTGATAGAGCGGCTGGCGCGAACACACGAGCTGCACGTCTTCGTACTGCATCAGGAAGCGGCACCCGCGCGCTGGGAAATGCTTGGCGCCCACATCCACAATATTGGCGAAGGCAGGACACGCCTGCGCGCCATCGCGGCCATCCGTGCCGAGCATCGCTGCGCGCCGTTCGACCTCGTCCAGGCAATGTTTTCCGGATCCTGCAGTTTGATAGCCGTCACTGCTGCAAAGCTGCTACGCGTGAGGAGTGCAGTACATATCGCAGGCGGTGAACTGGTCTCATTGCGTGAGATCGGCTACGGCGGCCGGCGCAAGTGGAAAGGAAGGCTGCGTGAGGCGCTGATACTACGCAGCACGGATATGATCACCGCGGCCAGCAACCCCATCATTGATTCACTCCAGGCATTAGGGCTAGAGGCGAGACGCGTCCCTCTGGGGGTGGATTTGCGCACATGGACGCCCATGGCGCCGCGCACCCGCAAGACCGGACCTGCGCAATTGCTGCACGTCGCCAGCCTCAATCGCGTCAAGGATCAATCCACGTTGTTGCATGCGCTGGCTGCGGTCGCTGAGGCCGGCGTGGCGTTCCGGATGGATATCGTTGGCGTAGACACCTTGAACGGCGAGATCGAGGCGCTGGCTCATCGGTTGAACCTACAACGACATGTCCGTTTTCTCGGCTTCAAGACGCAGCACGAATTGCGTCCGATCATGGAGTCGGCGGATTTATTGGTGATGTCGTCCATGCACGAGGCCGGGCCGCTGGTGCTGCTGGAGGCGGCAGCCGTCGGCGTGCCCACAGTGGGTACAGCGGTAGGGCATATGGCAGAGTGGTCGCCATCGGCCGCTCTGGCCGTTCCGGTGGGCGACTCGGCCGGCATCGCGTTAGCGATCCAACGAGTATTGGCCGACGAAGATCTGCGCCTCAGGCTGGCCGTGGAGGCGCAACGACGCGCGGTGATGGAAGATGCGGACTACACCGCCCGCATGTTCGATGCGCTGTACGGAAGGCTGTGCCAAGCCTGA